One Xyrauchen texanus isolate HMW12.3.18 chromosome 46, RBS_HiC_50CHRs, whole genome shotgun sequence DNA segment encodes these proteins:
- the LOC127638395 gene encoding transmembrane protein 60-like — MNMSLAQRVLLTWIFTLIFLIMLVLKLDEKIHWNWFLIFLPVWSFDLILLFMLIVKMAGRCKSGFDPHNEAENLKKRVWYLVAMLLKLAFCLTICAKLEHLIEILVSWVCIPLWSLLIGAMVELGYNVFHFRRD; from the coding sequence ATGAACATGTCCCTTGCCCAGAGAGTTCTCCTTACATGGATCTTCACGCTTATCTTCCTCATAATGCTGGTCCTCAAGCTGGATGAGAAAATCCACTGGAACTGGTTCCTTATCTTCCTTCCTGTCTGGTCTTTTGATCTCATTCTCCTGTTCATGCTCATTGTTAAAATGGCAGGCCGCTGCAAGTCAGGGTTCGACCCTCACAACGAGGCGGAGAACTTGAAGAAGCGGGTGTGGTACCTTGTGGCCATGCTGCTTAAACTAGCTTTCTGTCTAACAATTTGTGCAAAGTTGGAGCATCTAATAGAAATCTTAGTGAGCTGGGTTTGTATCCCTCTATGGTCGCTGCTTATCGGAGCCATGGTGGAGCTGGGGTACAATGTTTTCCACTTCAGAAGAGACTGA